One genomic region from Thalassotalea sp. PS06 encodes:
- a CDS encoding EAL domain-containing protein has protein sequence MSTVAKILAKNIIFAVIFLIGFFTLSLTGLQGFIDHQHQQHRAQILTHAITFQGSELERFSTTLHNTYDYDYLSVRDQAKNDVGTFSKRKIAYATLASWLHADDLHTITAKPLTAKVSYRLNQDELISWFNTLSIFILLVTIFMVIVGTFLTSRMTVRANRKASEKISSMISEEIKQAINNQQDIEQFQLPSAFNEVNTTIQQLKEFITTKVSKTEELKQTAYVDPLTGLSNRNSFAEFFAAYAKHTRGSSFGVLFITRCTELRILNKVHGYQEGDRYLCQVANILQRQIKNIEGASLFRLNGSDFATFIPNITLKASQTYADELTGLFNEYQVLADIDSVAYTGIVNFEIDRPLGELLALADTAISIAETKHKNSWYIQSYEKMDDSNAMGYGSQSWGKEIDYVIEHQNVSLLTQLIQPNARNNRIYHEILARFTNTAGEQMPTASFIAMAEKLDKIILIDRLVIETALSEIRKKNLTEQSFGINLSSRSIHDEHFIIWLERRLLKDKDISQRLVFEVSEFGLQQNVKDSIYFINMVHRVGAKVCVEHFGVGITSFKFFRELSPDFIKMDGSYTRNIENDKNNQYFLRLMIDLAHRMSIKVLAEGVETQEEKHTFDEILVDGCQGYYIGKPEGI, from the coding sequence ATGTCGACAGTTGCAAAAATTTTGGCAAAAAACATCATCTTTGCCGTTATCTTTCTCATAGGATTTTTTACCCTAAGCCTTACTGGGCTTCAGGGTTTCATTGATCACCAACATCAACAGCACAGAGCGCAGATTCTGACCCATGCTATTACATTCCAAGGCTCTGAATTAGAGCGTTTCTCTACGACTCTACATAATACTTACGATTACGACTATTTGTCGGTTCGTGATCAGGCGAAAAATGACGTTGGCACATTTAGCAAACGTAAAATAGCCTATGCAACTCTGGCAAGTTGGTTACATGCCGATGATCTGCATACGATCACCGCGAAACCATTAACCGCGAAAGTAAGTTATCGCTTAAATCAGGATGAGCTAATCAGTTGGTTTAATACCCTGAGCATTTTCATTCTTCTGGTAACCATCTTTATGGTGATTGTCGGTACTTTTCTTACATCCCGGATGACTGTCCGTGCCAATCGTAAAGCATCGGAAAAGATTTCCAGTATGATCTCCGAAGAAATCAAACAGGCGATCAATAACCAACAGGATATCGAACAGTTCCAGTTGCCGAGTGCTTTTAACGAAGTGAACACTACCATTCAGCAGTTGAAAGAGTTCATTACCACCAAAGTATCAAAAACTGAAGAATTAAAGCAGACTGCGTATGTGGACCCTCTTACCGGTTTGTCTAATCGTAACAGCTTTGCCGAGTTCTTCGCTGCGTACGCTAAGCACACTCGCGGCAGCAGTTTTGGAGTACTTTTCATCACTCGCTGTACCGAGTTAAGAATTCTGAATAAGGTGCATGGCTATCAGGAAGGTGACCGTTACCTGTGTCAGGTAGCAAATATTCTGCAACGACAAATCAAGAATATTGAGGGCGCATCACTGTTCCGCCTTAATGGTTCTGATTTCGCGACCTTTATTCCCAACATTACCTTGAAAGCCTCTCAAACCTATGCCGATGAGTTAACGGGATTGTTTAATGAATATCAGGTACTCGCTGATATTGATTCCGTCGCCTACACCGGTATTGTTAATTTTGAAATTGATCGTCCACTAGGGGAATTACTAGCGCTGGCAGATACGGCAATCAGTATTGCTGAAACCAAACACAAGAATTCCTGGTATATCCAATCCTATGAGAAAATGGATGACAGCAATGCCATGGGCTACGGTAGTCAGAGTTGGGGCAAGGAAATCGACTACGTTATCGAGCATCAGAATGTTTCACTGCTAACTCAGTTGATTCAGCCAAATGCCCGTAACAATCGAATCTACCATGAAATCCTGGCACGTTTTACCAATACCGCAGGTGAACAAATGCCAACCGCGTCGTTTATCGCCATGGCGGAGAAACTCGATAAAATTATTCTGATCGACCGGTTGGTTATCGAAACCGCGTTATCTGAGATACGCAAAAAGAACCTGACTGAGCAATCTTTTGGTATTAACCTGAGCTCTCGCTCTATCCATGATGAGCACTTTATTATTTGGCTTGAGAGACGCCTGTTAAAAGACAAAGACATTAGCCAACGCTTAGTGTTCGAGGTAAGTGAATTTGGTTTACAGCAAAATGTTAAGGACAGTATCTACTTTATCAACATGGTCCATCGTGTTGGTGCGAAAGTATGTGTCGAACATTTTGGCGTTGGTATTACCTCGTTTAAGTTCTTTAGAGAGCTATCGCCTGATTTCATTAAGATGGATGGCAGTTATACCCGCAACATCGAAAACGATAAGAATAACCAATACTTCTTGCGTCTGATGATTGATTTAGCGCATCGTATGAGCATCAAAGTATTGGCTGAGGGTGTGGAAACTCAGGAAGAAAAACATACCTTTGATGAAATTCTGGTAGATGGTTGCCAAGGCTATTACATAGGTAAGCCTGAAGGTATCTAA